A single genomic interval of Deltaproteobacteria bacterium harbors:
- a CDS encoding phenylacetate--CoA ligase — protein sequence MLWEPAQERMDREELSQLQLERLESTLNRVYRNVPFYRKKFDELGIVPEDFGSLSDLSRLPFTTKDDLRGNYPYGLFAVPLREVVRIHASSGTTGMSTVVGYSRNDIRTWSNLVARILSAGGVTKDDVVQISFGYGLFTGGFGLHYGAERIGSSVIPASSGNTARQIKIMMDFKTTVLVGTPSYAMLVAETVRDMGIAPSSLSLKYGLFGAEPWSERMRQEIQDLLGIVATDNYGLSEVIGPGVSGECLERNGLHINEDHFMVEVIDPVTLQPAPDGEQGELVITTLTKEAFPMIRYRTRDLTRLLPGDCPCGRTGRRMSRVTGRTDDMLIIKGVNVFPSQIETVLFEIEGTEPHYQIVIDRKGAMDEVTVLVEAAESIFFDQMRRQSVMVETIRKRLAQELGIGVEVKLVERKTLQRFEGKAKRVLDNRKL from the coding sequence ATGCTCTGGGAGCCCGCGCAGGAGCGGATGGATCGTGAGGAGCTTTCCCAGCTTCAGCTGGAGAGGCTCGAGTCGACGCTGAACCGGGTATACAGGAACGTTCCGTTCTACCGGAAAAAGTTCGACGAGCTCGGTATCGTCCCGGAGGACTTCGGGTCGCTGTCCGACCTTTCCCGGCTTCCTTTTACGACCAAGGACGACCTGCGGGGTAATTACCCGTACGGCCTCTTCGCGGTGCCGCTCAGGGAAGTCGTCCGGATCCACGCGTCTTCGGGCACTACGGGCATGTCCACGGTGGTCGGCTACAGCCGCAACGACATCCGGACGTGGAGCAACCTCGTGGCGCGTATCCTTTCCGCCGGCGGTGTGACGAAGGACGACGTCGTGCAGATCTCCTTCGGGTACGGACTGTTCACAGGCGGGTTCGGCCTGCACTACGGCGCGGAGCGGATCGGGTCGTCGGTGATCCCGGCTTCGAGCGGCAACACCGCCCGCCAGATAAAGATCATGATGGACTTCAAGACCACGGTGTTGGTCGGGACGCCCTCTTATGCGATGCTGGTGGCCGAGACCGTGCGGGACATGGGGATCGCCCCGTCGTCCCTTTCGCTCAAGTACGGCCTCTTCGGCGCGGAGCCGTGGTCGGAACGGATGCGGCAGGAGATCCAGGACCTTTTGGGGATCGTCGCCACGGACAACTACGGTTTATCGGAGGTTATCGGGCCGGGGGTATCGGGGGAATGTCTCGAACGCAACGGGCTGCACATCAACGAGGACCATTTCATGGTGGAGGTGATCGACCCGGTGACGCTCCAGCCGGCGCCGGACGGGGAGCAGGGAGAGCTCGTCATCACGACGCTCACAAAGGAAGCGTTTCCCATGATCCGGTACCGGACGCGGGACCTGACCCGCTTGTTGCCGGGGGATTGCCCCTGCGGACGAACCGGCAGGAGGATGAGCCGCGTGACGGGACGCACCGACGACATGCTGATCATCAAGGGGGTGAACGTCTTCCCGTCCCAGATAGAAACGGTGCTCTTCGAGATCGAAGGCACGGAACCGCACTACCAGATCGTGATCGACCGCAAGGGGGCGATGGACGAGGTGACCGTGCTCGTCGAGGCGGCGGAGTCGATCTTCTTCGACCAGATGCGTAGGCAAAGCGTCATGGTGGAGACGATCCGGAAACGGCTGGCACAGGAGCTGGGGATCGGCGTGGAGGTGAAGCTCGTCGAGCGGAAGACGCTCCAGCGGTTCGAAGGGAAGGCGAAGCGGGTATTGGACAACCGGAAGCTGTAA